Proteins from a single region of Corylus avellana chromosome ca11, CavTom2PMs-1.0:
- the LOC132166627 gene encoding uncharacterized protein LOC132166627, producing the protein MTHLPRRTVYPFLLLLFQILFSAIAFGSVLREAGEEEFSEELLLRPLPDRKVLAHFHFETRAPSSLSDSYGRHHHLFPKAIAQLVQKFRVKEMELSFTQGRWNYDQWGGFDPIPSSNAKPPGVELWAVFDVPQHQVDAYWKNLTHTLSGLFCASINFLESSTTYSAPEWSFQPSSGSLRYGTLPREAVCTENLTPWLKLLPCRDKAGLSVLMHRPSIYRGFYHSQRLHLKSSQFDSGGLESGIVLEQTLTVVLQPNSQSTSKTYSIETKLQPSWSLSSIFGRKVTGRCVLAKSSNVYLQLERGLVTELENLQMENVISRADNMGSEGLRSNPGFELSVKPDRVFKEVNSIYSKSSSVLCEYSIVKYSDSEPFDLGLTWKLPVVWSCQQAPLHASRFLMGSGNERGAIAISLTSTELNEGFLGANTVEDRCKLQVDIFQVVPWYIKVYFHTLQVFVDGQPQGLTDVVEKMHVSPSEDKVSPGVMELVLKFPCGVKSATLTLEFDKGFLHIDEYPPDANQGFDIPSAVISFPNFLASTHYLEENSLTKTPMLSKFQEKSLVLSYTEVLLVPLTTPDFSMPYNVITITCTVFALYFGSLVNVLRRRVGEEERLLKNRAARKAGRLPQLLSKLSAKLRGKECESPQSSSASSSFSSSKLILKVVIVAGIAIFWQFYSK; encoded by the exons ATGACCCATCTTCCTAGGCGGACTGTCTATCCCTTTCTCTTACTTCTCTTCCAAATTCTCTTCTCCGCAATCGCCTTTGGATCGGTTCTCCGAGAAGCAGGTGAAGAAGAGTTCTCGGAGGAGTTGCTGCTGAGACCCTTACCTGATCGGAAAGTATTGGCGCATTTCCATTTCGAAACCAGAGCTCCGTCTTCTCTCTCCGACTCCTATGGCCGCCACCACCACCTCTTCCCCAAAGCAATTGCTCAGCTG GTTCAGAAATTCCGAGTTAAGGAAATGGAATTATCTTTTACACAAGGTCGATGGAACTATGATCAGTGGGGTGGATTTGACCCCATCCCAAGCAGCAATGCAAAGCCTCCTGGGGTGGAGTTATGGGCTGTCTTTGATGTCCCCCAGCATCAGGTTGATGCTTACTGGAAGAATCTAACCCATACTCTTTCAGGTCTCTTCTGTGCTTCAATCAACTTCCTAGAGTCTTCTACCACTTATTCTGCTCCTGAATGGAGCTTTCAACCATCTTCTGGCAGTCTGAGGTATGGCACATTGCCCCGTGAAGCTGTTTGCACCGAGAACCTAACTCCCTGGTTGAAGCTCCTTCCATGCCGTGACAAAGCTGGGCTTTCTGTATTAATGCACAGACCTTCTATATATAGAGGATTTTATCATTCTCAACGGTTGCACTTGAAGTCATCTCAATTTGATTCAGGCGGGTTGGAATCAGGAATTGTACTAGAACAAACACTTACAGTCGTTCTTCAGCCTAATAGTCAGAGCACTAGTAAAACTTATTCCATTGAAACAAAATTACAACCAAGCTGGTCTTTGAGTTCGATTTTTGGAAGGAAAGTTACTGGAAGATGTGTTCTTGCCAAGTCTAGTAATGTTTACCTTCAACTTGAGAGAGGTCTGGTCACTGAATTGGAGAATCTACAGATGGAAAATGTGATATCCAGGGCTGATAATATGGGCTCTGAAGGGTTAAGGAGTAACCCTGGCTTTGAGTTGTCTGTTAAGCCTGACAGGGTGTTTAAAGAAGTGAATAGCATTTATAGCAAGAGCTCATCTGTTCTTTGTGAATATTCAATTGTGAAGTACAGTGACTCTGAGCCGTTTGATTTAGGCCTTACATGGAAGCTTCCTGTAGTTTGGTCATGCCAACAAGCACCATTACATGCTAGCAGGTTCTTAATGGGTAGTGGGAATGAAAGAGGTGCCATTGCAATATCCTTAACGTCCACAGAATTAAATGAGGGTTTCCTTGGTGCTAATACTGTTGAAGATAGGTGTAAGTTGCAAGTTGACATTTTCCAAGTTGTGCCTTGGTATATTAAGGTGTACTTTCATACTCTACAAGTCTTTGTTGATGGACAACCTCAGGGACTCACAGATGTTGTAGAGAAGATGCATGTTTCACCTTCTGAAGACAAGGTATCGCCTGGGGTAATGGAGCTGGTTCTAAAATTTCCTTGTGGTGTGAAATCAGCCACTTTAACTTTAGAGTTTGATAAG GGATTTTTGCACATCGATGAATATCCTCCAGATGCTAATCAAGGGTTTGACATTCCATCAGCTGTAATAAGCTTTCCTAACTTCCTTGCAAGCACACATTATCTTGAAGAGAACTCTTTGACCAAGACACCCATGTTGTCTAAATTTCAG GAAAAGAGTCTTGTTCTATCTTACACTGAAGTATTACTTGTACCATTGACAACTCCTGATTTTAGCATGCCTTACAATGTCATCACAATTACATGCACGGTATTTGCATTATATTTTGGATCTTTAGTCAATGTACTTCGAAGACGTGTTGGTGAGGAGGAAAGACTTTTAAAAAACAGAG CTGCCAGAAAAGCCGGTCGGCTTCCTCAGCTGCTATCCAAGTTGTCTGCCAAGCTTAGGGGAAAAGAATGTGAATCTCCCCAGTCGTCCTCAGCTTCATCTTCTTTCAGCAGTTCAAAACTTATACTTAAAGTGGTAATAGTGGCTGGGATCGCCATTTTTTGGCAATTCTATTCCAAATGA
- the LOC132166779 gene encoding xyloglucan endotransglucosylase/hydrolase protein 2-like encodes MGLSIVLVSLLLANWVIASEGSDISFDQNYKVTWGFDHVLSLNQGREIQLSMDISSGAGFASKLSYGSGFFNMSMKLPDKDSAGVVSTFYLTSHSNNHDELDFEFMGNREGKPYTLQTNVFANGQGNREERMLLWFDPTANFHTYGILWNQHQIVFYVDNIPIRVFKNKRNVGVEYPSLQPMQIEGSLWDGDSWATDGGQTKTNWTYAPFQAHFQGFEIGGCAALDNSSIQQCYSPNYWWNTEKYWKLDPGQQSEYENVRNKYINYDYCSDRHRYPIPPPECLDDQ; translated from the exons ATGGGTTTATCAATAGTACTTGTGTCCCTTCTACTAGCAAATTGGGTGATTGCAAGTGAAGGCAGTGACATTAGCTTTGATCAAAACTATAAAGTCACATGGGGTTTTGATCATGTCTTGTCTCTAAATCAAGGAAGAGAAATTCAGCTCTCAATGGATATTTCTTCGG GGGCTGGCTTCGCATCCAAGCTAAGCTATGGTTCTGGATTCTTTAATATGAGTATGAAGCTACCAGACAAGGATTCGGCTGGAGTTGTTTCTACTTTCTAT CTAACTTCTCATAGCAATAATCATGATGAGCTGGATTTCGAGTTCATGGGCAATAGAGAAGGGAAGCCATACACATTACAAACAAATGTGTTTGCAAATGGTCAAGGAAATAGAGAGGAAAGAATGCTTCTTTGGTTTGATCCCACAGCAAATTTTCATACTTATGGGATTCTTTGGAACCAACATCAAATTGT ATTTTATGTGGACAATATTCCCATTAGAGTATTCAAGAACAAGAGGAACGTTGGAGTTGAGTACCCATCACTACAACCAATGCAAATAGAAGGCAGCTTGTGGGATGGAGATAGCTGGGCAACCGATGGAGGCCAAACAAAAACTAACTGGACTTATGCACCATTTCAAGCACATTTTCAAGGATTTGAGATCGGTGGCTGCGCAGCACTTGACAACTCAAGCATTCAACAGTGTTATTCTCCCAACTATTGGTGGAATACGGAAAAGTACTGGAAACTGGATCCCGGACAACAAAGTGAGTACGAGAATGTGAGGAACAAGTACATTAACTATGATTATTGTTCTGATAGGCACAGATACCCGATCCCTCCCCCAGAGTGCCTTGATGATCAATGA
- the LOC132166687 gene encoding xyloglucan endotransglucosylase/hydrolase protein 2-like, producing the protein MGFSIVLVSLLLANWVIASEGSDISFDQNYKVTWGFDHVLSLNQGREIQLSMDISSGAGLASKLSYGSGFFHMSMKLPDKDSAGVVTTFYLTSHSNNHDELDFEFLGNREGKPYTLQTNVFANGRGNREQRMHLWFDPTANFHTYGILWNQHQIVFYVDNIPIRVFKNKRNIGVEYPSQPMQIEGSLWDGDSWATDGGQTKINWTYAPFQAHFQGFEIGGCAALDNSSIQQCYSPNYWWNTEKYWKLDSKQQREYENVRNKYINYDYCSDRHRYPIPPPECLDDQ; encoded by the exons ATGGGTTTTTCAATAGTACTTGTGTCCCTTCTGCTAGCAAATTGGGTGATTGCAAGTGAAGGCAGTGACATTAGCTTTGATCAAAACTATAAAGTCACATGGGGTTTTGATCATGTCTTGTCTCTAAATCAAGGAAGAGAAATTCAGCTCTCAATGGATATTTCTTCGG GGGCTGGCCTCGCATCCAAGCTAAGCTATGGTTCTGGATTCTTTCATATGAGTATGAAGCTACCAGACAAGGATTCGGCTGGAGTTGTTACTACTTTCTAT CTAACTTCTCATAGCAATAATCATGATGAGCTGGATTTCGAGTTCTTGGGCAATAGGGAAGGGAAGCCATACACATTACAAACAAATGTGTTTGCAAATGGTCGAGGGAATAGAGAGCAAAGAATGCATCTTTGGTTTGATCCCACAGCAAATTTTCATACTTACGGGATTCTCTGGAACCAACATCAAATTGT ATTTTATGTGGACAATATTCCCATTAGAGTATTCAAGAACAAGAGGAACATTGGAGTTGAGTACCCATCACAGCCAATGCAAATAGAAGGCAGCTTGTGGGATGGAGATAGCTGGGCAACCGATGGAggccaaacaaaaattaactgGACTTATGCACCATTTCAAGCACATTTTCAAGGATTTGAGATCGGTGGCTGCGCAGCACTTGACAACTCAAGCATTCAACAGTGTTATTCTCCCAACTATTGGTGGAATACGGAAAAGTACTGGAAACTGGATTCCAAACAACAAAGAGAGTACGAGAATGTTAGAAACAAGTACATTAACTATGATTATTGTTCTGATAGGCACAGATACCCAATCCCTCCCCCAGAGTGCCTTGATGATCAATGA